One genomic segment of Natrialbaceae archaeon AArc-T1-2 includes these proteins:
- the trxA gene encoding thioredoxin, whose translation MSQTELPDEPIVIDDESHLDDVVAEYDVVLVDFYADWCGPCQMLEPVVEALASETDAAVAKVDVDRLQGLAATYGVRGVPTLVLFADGEQAEQHVGAKPADQLRSMIENYT comes from the coding sequence ATGTCACAGACCGAACTTCCCGACGAACCGATCGTCATCGACGACGAATCACACCTCGACGACGTCGTCGCCGAGTACGACGTCGTGCTCGTCGACTTCTACGCCGACTGGTGTGGCCCGTGTCAGATGCTCGAGCCCGTCGTCGAGGCACTCGCGAGCGAGACCGACGCCGCCGTCGCGAAAGTCGACGTCGACCGACTCCAGGGGCTCGCTGCCACCTACGGCGTCCGGGGCGTCCCGACGCTCGTACTGTTCGCAGACGGCGAGCAGGCCGAACAGCACGTCGGCGCGAAGCCGGCCGACCAGCTCCGCAGTATGATCGAGAACTACACGTAA